Proteins from a genomic interval of Cucumis melo cultivar AY chromosome 7, USDA_Cmelo_AY_1.0, whole genome shotgun sequence:
- the LOC103487594 gene encoding nitrate regulatory gene2 protein: MGCGGSKVDELQLVTLCRERKELIKAASRHRYALAAAHVTYFQSLKDIGEAIRKFVDEEIVISGAESSSSHGSPVLTLPSDEGKGKRKKPKSGEKHINSSSSSSVLHSVSISHEHSPHEDEIDGSHLHLSSGSESEYEQNSSGHIHIEDSPVHDEGYSHPPYAYPPKDIPAQDEGYSHLPYAYPPRDVPIQDEGYSHPPYAYPPRDIPVRDEGYSYAPYAYPPRDIPLEVDGSSHPPPFASPPRDWSSTNTYAYFMQKSTTPATTVMYNGPETHTASDGQWPGPSYSYPPYAQYGNGGFYGFSMGSPPDYNMHSQQPKRPATPPPPPSPPKVSAWDFMNVFDGYDDGYQEYNSAIRYGYGSIQSSPDSNEVREREGIPQLEDETEPEALKEIKERKKLKVEGTNKNMNSGEGTSKFVPPESGEEISKSVPLPNSGTSTVLKEKGINNSPDTIVSKTSEHEEPMVKKEVSFEIEETSTLDVESSKKTNLATFAAFGTRDLQEVVSEIKNEFEAASSCGKEVAMLLEVGRLPYRSKITVLKVILSRIQYLVAPSSASSQPPLIRLDPKTVKMAKEYAGSSSPGNEFDLKSGSLSSTLEKLYVWEKKLYKEVKDEERLRIIYEKLCKKLKRLDDHGADSTKIDATHASIRKLSTKIDVCIKAADAISSRIHKLRDEELQPQLTDLIQGWIKMWKSILKCHQKQFQAVMESKIRSLKARTGSRRDESLKATVDLEMELVNWCSRFNNWIRTQKAYVESLNGWLLRCLNNEPEETADGVAPFSPSRMGAPPIFIICNDWHQAMVEISEDKVVGAIHGFALNLHELWERQDEEQRQRIKANFLYKDFEEHLRTLKMERAMIKPDQDEASVRTALSKVPSENQVSPPDDLKANLDSLRKKLYDERAKHKDAIKLVHNAASNSIQAGLVPIFEALEKFSSEVMKAHEQVRLQNS, translated from the exons ATGGGCTGTGGAGGATCCAAGGTGGACGAGCTTCAATTGGTGACGCTTTGCAGAGAGAGGAAGGAGTTAATCAAAGCCGCGTCTCGACATCGTTATGCTCTTGCTGCAGCTCATGTTACGTATTTTCAGTCTCTTAAAGACATTGGTGAAGCTATACGAAAATTTGTTGATGAAGAGATTGTGATCTCTGGTGCTGAATCATCCTCCTCTCATGGTTCTCCTGTTCTTACTCTGCCATCCGATGAagggaaaggaaaaaggaagaaaccgaAATCGGGTGAGAAACACATAAActcatcttcatcttcctcgGTTTTACATTCTGTTTCGATTTCACATGAACACTCTCCTCATGAGGACGAGATTGACGGTTCTCACTTGCATTTATCATCTGGATCGGAGTCTGAATATGAACAAAATTCTTCGGGTCATATTCATATCGAGGATAGCCCAGTACATGACGAAGGTTATAGCCATCCTCCTTATGCATATCCGCCAAAGGATATCCCAGCACAAGATGAAGGTTATAGCCATCTTCCTTATGCTTATCCGCCTAGAGATGTCCCCATACAAGATGAAGGATATAGCCATCCCCCTTATGCTTATCCGCCAAGAGATATCCCGGTACGCGACGAAGGATATAGCTATGCTCCTTATGCTTATCCGCCAAGGGACATCCCACTAGAAGTTGACGGTTCTAGCCATCCTCCTCCTTTTGCTTCTCCCCCAAGGGATTGGAGTTCGACGAATACATATGCTTACTTTATGCAGAAGTCAACCACTCCAGCGACTACTGTAATGTATAATGGGCCAGAGACGCATACCGCTTCAGATGGGCAGTGGCCTGGTCCGTCGTACAGTTATCCGCCGTATGCACAGTATGGAAACGGAGGGTTCTATGGGTTTTCAATGGGTTCACCACCGGATTATAACATGCACAGTCAGCAGCCTAAGCGCCCTGCTACTCCACCTCCTCCGCCTTCTCCGCCTAAGGTCTCTGCTTGGGATTTTATGAATGTGTTTGATGGCTATGATGATGGTTACCAGGAATATAACTCAGCAATTAGATACGGGTATGGTTCCATTCAAAGCAGTCCTGATTCCAATGAAGTGAGGGAGAGAGAAGGGATACCTCAGTTGGAAGATGAAACAGAGCCTGAAGCTCTGAAAGAAATTAAAGAGAGGAAGAAGTTGAAGGTGGAAGGGACGAACAAGAATATGAATTCAGGGGAGGGAACTTCAAAGTTTGTACCACCAGAGAGTGGTGAGGAGATCTCAAAATCGGTGCCATTGCCAAATAGTGGTACCTCAACGGTTTTGAAGGAGAAGGGCATAAATAACAGTCCTGATACAATTGTGTCGAAAACTTCAGAACATGAGGAGCCAATGGTGAAGAAAGAGGTGAGTTTCGAGATTGAGGAGACTTCAACATTGGATGTTGAATCTTCCAAGAAAACTAATTTAGCCACATTCGCTGCCTTTGGGACAAGGGACCTCCAGGAAGTTGTGAGTGAGATTAAGAATGAATTTGAAGCTGCTTCTAGTTGTGGGAAGGAGGTTGCAATGCTGCTTGAAGTGGGGAGATTGCCTTATAGGTCTAAGATCACAGTACTTAAAG TTATTCTTTCTCGGATCCAGTACTTGGTGGCCCCTTCCTCAGCATCTTCTCAGCCGCCATTGATTCGGTTGGACCCCAAGACAGTGAAAATGGCTAAAGAATATGCTGGGTCTAGCAGTCCTGGCAATGAGTTTGACTTGAAATCTGGAAGCCTTTCCTCTACGCTGGAGAAGCTTTATGTATGGGAGAAGAAACTTTACAAAGAAGTTAAG GATGAAGAAAGGTTAcgtattatttatgaaaaattgtgCAAGAAGTTGAAAAGGTTAGATGACCATGGAGCTGATTCCACTAAAATTGACGCTACTCATGCCTCTATTCGAAAATTATCAACCAAGATCGACGTCTGTATCAAAGCTGCTGATGCTATATCAAGCAGGATACATAAGTTACGTGATGAAGAATTGCAGCCCCAATTAACAGATCTTATTCAGGG GTGGATAAAAATGTGGAAATCCATTCTCAAGTGTCACCAGAAACAATTTCAAGCAGTCATGGAGAGCAAGATTCGCTCATTAAAAGCTAGAACTGGCTCTCGCAGAGACGAGAGTTTGAAGGCTACTGTTGATCTTGAAATGGAACTTGTCAATTGGTGCAGCAGATTCAACAATTGGATTCGCACCCAAAAAGCTTATGTTGAATCTTTAAATGGATGGCTCCTACGATGCCTTAATAATGAGCCTGAAGAAACTGCTGACGGAGTTGCTCCTTTTTCACCAAGTCGGATGGGAGCTCCACCAATTTTCATTATCTGCAACGATTGGCACCAAGCTATGGTTGAAATTTCAGAAGATAAAGTGGTCGGTGCCATTCATGGTTTTGCTTTAAACTTGCATGAGTTATGGGAAAGGCAAGATGAGGAACAACGTCAGAGAATCAAAGCCAATTTCCTTTACAAGGATTTTGAAGAACACCTTAGAACCTTGAAAATGGAGAGAGCAATGATAAAACCTGACCAAGATGAGGCATCAGTAAGAACTGCACTCTCAAAAGTCCCTTCCGAAAATCAAGTTTCACCACCAGATGATCTGAAAGCTAATTTAGATTCATTGAGGAAGAAGTTATATGATGAGAGAGCAAAACACAAAGATGCCATTAAATTGGTTCACAATGCTGCTTCGAATAGCATACAAGCAGGTTTGGTTCCAATTTTTGAGGCTTTGGAAAAATTCAGTTCTGAGGTCATGAAAGCTCACGAACAGGTCAGGCTTCAAAACTCTTAA
- the LOC103487593 gene encoding protein disulfide-isomerase-like isoform X2: MASAISLCFVILFTFHSSLLVLIVAGTYDSQEFVVELDHSNFTDFVSKLDFLIVSLYSPGCGRCKKLAPEYEKAANILSKHNPPLVLAKVDISKQANEGLAGSDGRISIKIVREGGKNVQEYKGPYDAEGIVKYVKRQYGPASTEINTLKDAQIFLSDNKIAIVGIFPHFSGEEFENYTILAKKLRPTEEFFHTSDAKLLPWGESSVPSPLMKVFKPFDELFVDTQDFDVNALEKFVEESIVPTVTIMDGDQRNQRLVDNFMYNSNSKVMLFINFSSEVAASFKYKYHELAELYKGNNLSFLMADIGVSSHATKQYGIKDDQIPFVILLSDGTKYLKSNVEPDELSPWLKKYKDGELEPYIKSEPIPEHNDEPVKVVVAHTFQDIVFNSRKNVLLEFYAPSHKVCKEQASVFEDLAISYRRDPDVIIAKFDIFANDILHDFEIWKLPTVYFKSADGNISQYTGYATKEDFRDFIEKNRSKPADKHLDVKDEL; this comes from the exons ATGGCGTCCGCCATTTCTCTCTGCTTCGTTATTCTCTTTACTTTTCATTCTTCTTTACTCGTGCTTATCGTCGCCGGAACGTACGATTCTCAGGAGTTCGTCGTCGAGTTGGACCATTCTAACTTCACCGACTTCGTAAGCAAGCTCGATTTCCTTATCGTCTCCTTGTACTCTCCAGG ATGTGGACGTTGTAAGAAGTTGGCACCGGAG TATGAAAAAGCTGCTAATATCCTAAGTAAGCATAATCCTCCTCTGGTTCTAGCAAAAGTTGACATTTCAAAACAAGCAAATGAGGGACTTGCTGGATCCGATGGAAGAATTTCTATTAAGATTGTTAGAGAGGGAGGTAAGAATGTTCAAGAATACAAGGGTCCTTATGATGCAGAGGGTATTGTTAAATATGTGAAGAGACAGTATGGGCCTGCCTCTACTGAAATAAATACTCTGAAGGATGcccaaatattcttatctgacAATAAGATTGCTATT GTTGGCATATTCCCTCATTTTTCTGGGGAGGAGTTTGAAAACTATACTATCCTAGCCAAGAAATTACGTCCTACCGAGGAATTTTTTCATACTTCAGATGCTAAACTTCTTCCTTGGGGTGAATCATCTGTACCCAGTCCCTTAATGAAGGTATTCAAGCCCTTTGATGAGCTCTTTGTTGATACTCAG GATTTTGACGTCAATGCTCTCGAGAAATTTGTTGAAGAATCAATTGTACCTACAGTAACTATTATGGATGGAGACCAGAGAAATCAACGTCTAGTTGACAATTTCATGTATAATTCAAATTCAAAG GTCATGTTGTTTATAAATTTTAGCAGTGAGGTTGCTGCTTCCTTTAAGTACAAGTATCATGAACTTGCTGAGCTGTACAAAGGAAATAACCTCAGTTTTCTGATGGCAGATATTGGTGTTAGTTCTCATGCGACTAAG CAATATGGAATTAAGGATGATCAAATACCCTTCGTTATCCTACTAAGTGATGGAACAAAGTATCTGAAATCCAATGTGGAGCCTGATGAACTTTCTCCCTGGTTGAAAAAATATAAG GATGGAGAATTGGAACCCTACATAAAATCTGAACCTATACCAGAGCATAATGACGAACCTGTGAAAGTGGTGGTAGCGCACACATTTCAGGACATAGTTTTCAACTCAAGGAAGAATG TTCTGCTTGAGTTTTATGCTCCTTCACATAAAGTCTGCAAAGAACAGGCTTCAGTCTTTGAGGATCTTGCCATCTCATATCGAAGAGATCCTGATGTCATAATTGCTAAATTT GATATCTTTGCAAATGACATACTACATGACTTTGAGATCTGGAAACTCCCCACTGTTTACTTCAAATCGGCCGATGGGAACATATCACAATACACCGGGTATGCAACAAAGGAAGACTTCAGAGATTTCATCGAAAAGAATAGGTCTAAGCCTGCTGATAAACATTTGGATGTGAAGGACGAGCTCTAA
- the LOC103487593 gene encoding protein disulfide-isomerase-like isoform X1, with the protein MALFVFFSDCESVTQSSTTNQRLWRPPFLSASLFSLLFILLYSCLSSPERTILRSSSSSWTILTSPTSCGRCKKLAPEYEKAANILSKHNPPLVLAKVDISKQANEGLAGSDGRISIKIVREGGKNVQEYKGPYDAEGIVKYVKRQYGPASTEINTLKDAQIFLSDNKIAIVGIFPHFSGEEFENYTILAKKLRPTEEFFHTSDAKLLPWGESSVPSPLMKVFKPFDELFVDTQDFDVNALEKFVEESIVPTVTIMDGDQRNQRLVDNFMYNSNSKVMLFINFSSEVAASFKYKYHELAELYKGNNLSFLMADIGVSSHATKQYGIKDDQIPFVILLSDGTKYLKSNVEPDELSPWLKKYKDGELEPYIKSEPIPEHNDEPVKVVVAHTFQDIVFNSRKNVLLEFYAPSHKVCKEQASVFEDLAISYRRDPDVIIAKFDIFANDILHDFEIWKLPTVYFKSADGNISQYTGYATKEDFRDFIEKNRSKPADKHLDVKDEL; encoded by the exons ATGGCACTATTCGTTTTCTTCTCTGACTGTGAGTCTGTGACTCAGAGCTCAACCACTAATCAACGGCTATGGCGTCCGCCATTTCTCTCTGCTTCGTTATTCTCTTTACTTTTCATTCTTCTTTACTCGTGCTTATCGTCGCCGGAACGTACGATTCTCAGGAGTTCGTCGTCGAGTTGGACCATTCTAACTTCACCGACTTC ATGTGGACGTTGTAAGAAGTTGGCACCGGAG TATGAAAAAGCTGCTAATATCCTAAGTAAGCATAATCCTCCTCTGGTTCTAGCAAAAGTTGACATTTCAAAACAAGCAAATGAGGGACTTGCTGGATCCGATGGAAGAATTTCTATTAAGATTGTTAGAGAGGGAGGTAAGAATGTTCAAGAATACAAGGGTCCTTATGATGCAGAGGGTATTGTTAAATATGTGAAGAGACAGTATGGGCCTGCCTCTACTGAAATAAATACTCTGAAGGATGcccaaatattcttatctgacAATAAGATTGCTATT GTTGGCATATTCCCTCATTTTTCTGGGGAGGAGTTTGAAAACTATACTATCCTAGCCAAGAAATTACGTCCTACCGAGGAATTTTTTCATACTTCAGATGCTAAACTTCTTCCTTGGGGTGAATCATCTGTACCCAGTCCCTTAATGAAGGTATTCAAGCCCTTTGATGAGCTCTTTGTTGATACTCAG GATTTTGACGTCAATGCTCTCGAGAAATTTGTTGAAGAATCAATTGTACCTACAGTAACTATTATGGATGGAGACCAGAGAAATCAACGTCTAGTTGACAATTTCATGTATAATTCAAATTCAAAG GTCATGTTGTTTATAAATTTTAGCAGTGAGGTTGCTGCTTCCTTTAAGTACAAGTATCATGAACTTGCTGAGCTGTACAAAGGAAATAACCTCAGTTTTCTGATGGCAGATATTGGTGTTAGTTCTCATGCGACTAAG CAATATGGAATTAAGGATGATCAAATACCCTTCGTTATCCTACTAAGTGATGGAACAAAGTATCTGAAATCCAATGTGGAGCCTGATGAACTTTCTCCCTGGTTGAAAAAATATAAG GATGGAGAATTGGAACCCTACATAAAATCTGAACCTATACCAGAGCATAATGACGAACCTGTGAAAGTGGTGGTAGCGCACACATTTCAGGACATAGTTTTCAACTCAAGGAAGAATG TTCTGCTTGAGTTTTATGCTCCTTCACATAAAGTCTGCAAAGAACAGGCTTCAGTCTTTGAGGATCTTGCCATCTCATATCGAAGAGATCCTGATGTCATAATTGCTAAATTT GATATCTTTGCAAATGACATACTACATGACTTTGAGATCTGGAAACTCCCCACTGTTTACTTCAAATCGGCCGATGGGAACATATCACAATACACCGGGTATGCAACAAAGGAAGACTTCAGAGATTTCATCGAAAAGAATAGGTCTAAGCCTGCTGATAAACATTTGGATGTGAAGGACGAGCTCTAA
- the LOC103487678 gene encoding pectinesterase inhibitor-like, whose protein sequence is MANNSCLVIVSLIGVLLFTIISNVASSNDVVSTICPKTSNPPFCSTKSLTTTTTNPQLKQRYSSCAESYDEAVGDIENGQKDLALGDFNAVNIVTSGAMTEIDDCQDKFSQPPKDTSLLLKNGKTLNDICSIILVISNHL, encoded by the exons atggccAATAACTCTTGTCTCGTCATTGTCTCTCTCATTGGAGTTCTTTTGTTCACCATCATTTCAAATGTGGCATCATCTAACGATGTCGTTTCCACCATCTgtccaaaaacttcaaatcCACCATTTTGTTCAA CCAAGTCACTTACAACAACCACCACCAATCCTCAACTTAAGCAACGATATTCGTCTTGTGCTGAGAGCTATGATGAAGCTGTTGGTGACATTGAAAATGGCCAAAAGGACTTGGCACTTGGTGACTTTAATGCTGTCAATATTGTAACTTCTGGTGCCATGACAGAGATCGACGACTGTCAGGATAAGTTCTCGCAGCCGCCGAAGGATACATCGTTGCTTTTGAAGAATGGCAAGACTCTAAATGATATATGcagcattattttggttatatctaatCATCTTTGA